One genomic window of Mucilaginibacter sp. SJ includes the following:
- a CDS encoding RHS repeat-associated core domain-containing protein translates to MLNLPQTITKNDGSTVVYVYSAGGNKLRKLYTAGGITTTTEYDNGIQYDNSTTNVAFIQTEEGRARHSGTTYTYEYDLKDHLGNTRVTLTPDPNDPTQQTAKILQENDYYAFGYGIQSMQGIVASPKNEYLYNHKELQEETGLYDYGARFYDPVIGRWTSVDPLAEKDRRWSPYNYVRNNPIRFIDPDGMYTIEGADKNVNQGNATYTKDKDGNVSWVNATEDTKRIGNAMLKNSVGTKELDAMISSEASIKLVDNTTDLKKDESGKVTLGLTEATSFKRDENGVAKPAAFTVTVFEKSIEYVKQNQDGMNVSLSGKEANSYIVPNMYTTEEHVGAVASHEGVHATEPTYNSSTNKEGRSVTESKPYKVQLQYYRETMKQKTHK, encoded by the coding sequence ATGCTGAACCTGCCGCAAACGATCACCAAAAACGACGGCAGCACGGTAGTTTATGTTTACAGTGCAGGAGGCAATAAACTCAGAAAACTGTACACGGCAGGCGGGATAACCACGACGACGGAATATGATAACGGCATCCAATATGATAACAGCACGACCAATGTAGCATTTATCCAGACGGAAGAAGGCCGGGCCAGGCACAGCGGAACAACCTACACCTATGAATATGACCTGAAAGACCACCTGGGCAACACCAGGGTAACCCTAACCCCGGACCCCAATGACCCAACCCAGCAAACGGCCAAAATTTTGCAGGAGAATGATTACTATGCATTTGGCTATGGTATACAATCAATGCAGGGTATCGTAGCTTCACCTAAAAATGAATATCTTTATAATCACAAGGAATTACAGGAAGAGACGGGGCTGTATGACTATGGTGCAAGGTTTTATGATCCGGTGATAGGAAGGTGGACAAGTGTGGATCCATTGGCGGAGAAAGATAGACGATGGTCTCCATATAATTATGTCAGAAATAACCCAATTCGATTTATAGATCCCGATGGAATGTATACAATCGAAGGCGCAGACAAAAATGTAAATCAAGGCAATGCAACTTATACTAAGGACAAGGATGGAAATGTAAGTTGGGTAAATGCAACAGAAGATACTAAACGAATAGGTAATGCTATGTTGAAGAATTCGGTAGGTACTAAAGAACTCGACGCCATGATATCGTCAGAAGCAAGTATTAAACTTGTAGATAATACAACAGATTTGAAGAAGGATGAAAGTGGCAAAGTGACTCTCGGTTTGACTGAAGCGACATCTTTTAAAAGAGATGAAAATGGAGTTGCAAAGCCTGCAGCATTCACCGTAACAGTATTTGAAAAAAGTATAGAATACGTCAAACAGAATCAAGATGGTATGAATGTAAGTTTGAGTGGTAAAGAAGCTAACTCATATATTGTACCAAATATGTATACAACAGAGGAACATGTAGGTGCGGTAGCTTCACACGAGGGAGTTCATGCAACAGAACCAACGTACAATAGTAGTACAAATAAAGAAGGCCGATCAGTGACTGAAAGTAAACCATATAAAGTACAACTACAGTATTATCGAGAAACAATGAAACAAAAAACACATAAATAA
- a CDS encoding RHS repeat-associated core domain-containing protein, with amino-acid sequence MLNLPQTITKNDGSTVVYVYSASGNKLRKLYTAGGTTTTTEYDNGIEYDNSTTNVAFIQTEEGRARHSGTTYTYEYDLKDHLGNTRVTLTPDPNDPTQQTARILQENDYYAFGYGIQSLQQSVPSPKNEYLYNHKELQEETGLYDYGARFYDPVIGRWGSVDPLAEKMRRFSPYIYGGNNPIRFVDPDGMEFKPTVEEAAAMANNVYKESNGNNGLIGGWKRSDRNIPNITYNESSNGLNSALYERTNADGKTEYTYATGGTNPLNPLDLGTDIVQLFGRSGQYAESVQNARIIDNELKGSELTFTGHSLGGGEAAANSLATGRDAITFNAAGLSGATKENLGLNNKSGKIDNYDVGGQLIKAQTLIGIHPEGTQHELAASLPIPLAIHPKAPVFDSPAYNAGALLINGILLHLMPAVDKGLRNAK; translated from the coding sequence ATGCTGAACCTGCCGCAAACGATCACCAAAAACGACGGCAGCACAGTAGTTTATGTATACAGTGCATCAGGCAATAAACTCAGAAAACTGTACACCGCAGGCGGCACAACCACGACAACGGAATATGATAACGGGATAGAGTACGACAACAGCACCACCAATGTAGCGTTTATCCAGACAGAAGAAGGCCGGGCCAGGCACAGCGGAACAACCTACACCTATGAGTATGATCTGAAAGATCACCTGGGCAACACCAGGGTAACGCTAACCCCGGATCCCAATGACCCGACCCAGCAAACGGCCAGGATTTTGCAGGAGAATGATTACTACGCTTTCGGGTACGGGATCCAGTCGTTGCAGCAATCTGTGCCGTCACCAAAAAATGAGTACCTTTATAACCACAAAGAGCTGCAGGAAGAGACGGGCTTGTATGATTATGGCGCAAGGTTCTACGACCCGGTGATTGGGAGATGGGGAAGTGTTGATCCGTTGGCGGAGAAGATGAGGCGTTTTAGTCCTTATATTTATGGCGGTAATAATCCCATTAGATTTGTTGATCCGGACGGAATGGAATTTAAGCCTACAGTAGAAGAAGCAGCAGCAATGGCAAATAACGTATATAAAGAAAGTAACGGCAACAATGGATTAATTGGAGGCTGGAAACGTTCTGACAGGAATATCCCTAATATTACATATAACGAATCGAGCAATGGATTAAACTCCGCACTTTACGAACGTACTAATGCAGATGGTAAAACGGAATACACTTATGCGACTGGTGGAACAAATCCCCTTAATCCTCTGGATCTTGGCACAGATATCGTTCAGCTTTTCGGAAGATCAGGTCAATATGCAGAATCCGTGCAAAATGCCAGAATAATAGACAACGAACTCAAGGGAAGTGAGTTGACATTCACAGGGCATTCGTTGGGCGGTGGCGAAGCAGCAGCTAATTCGTTAGCTACCGGGAGAGATGCAATCACCTTTAATGCCGCTGGGCTAAGTGGAGCAACAAAAGAGAATTTGGGCCTTAATAATAAAAGTGGTAAAATTGATAATTATGATGTGGGCGGGCAGCTAATAAAGGCTCAAACTTTAATAGGGATTCACCCGGAAGGAACTCAACATGAATTAGCTGCATCCTTACCTATTCCCCTTGCGATTCATCCAAAGGCGCCCGTCTTTGATTCTCCTGCATATAATGCTGGGGCACTACTTATAAATGGTATACTTTTACACCTGATGCCAGCCGTTGATAAAGGATTAAGAAATGCGAAATAA
- a CDS encoding DUF6443 domain-containing protein: MKRNAHHRNRFTVSLLIPLLMGSMRLAAQTYLAPPATLTTAPAAGSYYNYTGITLNPNFSFTAAAGSSLNLYIANPDCQLLTNSFSQNQNYIITSTPRTAMSSFSTSGKTACDLMQTVQYFDGLGRPLQTVQVKGSTAGKDMVQPFAYDQFGREVQKYLPYAAQGAADGSYKSTAVSAQNAFYTAPPSGSGVSAIASPFSLTNFEPSPLNRVLEQGAPGAVWQPVAGSSAGHTNKIEYTTNNITALTDVNNSYLAALYTVAINGDQSRTLNRVSGANYPAGQLYVTISKDENWVSGKPGTTEEYKDKEGHVILKRTFNLVGTTVQVLSTYYVYDDLGNLAFVLPPNSNADAGITSAANQTTLDNLCYQYRYDERNRMTEKKLPGKGWEFMVYNKLDQVIFSQDANQRTQTPQVWTYTQYDALGRVVITGLWSSTGASGSNGDTNLSTPDHTLKNWLISWAAAQSTLWLSRDNTTSTGYSAINPQGTVLTVNYYDDYNNLGSLPGYPTNFTVSGNSQMTTGLITASKTAVLNNPSDYLWTVHYYDDKGRETQLFKQHYLGGTISQYNYDQVTNTYNNITSELTTSKREHYVKNTTNTDKVKSVTILNTYAYDHMGRKVQSKEQINSGANILLSQTDYNEIGQVQTKHLHGATGAAPFMQNIAYAYNERGWLKSSTSPLFAMQLTYNNGNTAPFNGNISNQTWQIQGGASKSYNYTYDALNRLTAGIYSPTTENYNEQGIDYDLAGNIQHLTRQSSAYTYNYTGNQLQSVSGLTTGTYQYDPNGNVKFDARNQKNIAYNLLNLPQSVTATGFNLSYTYDAAGKKLRKNNGATITDYIEGIQYENGNIIFIQTEEGRAINSGGNYIYEYTLTDHLGNNRLSFDQNSATVIRQQDDYYPFGMEISRGTTASPKNEYLYNKKELQEELGQYDYGARFYDPVIGRWGSVDPLAEKMRRHSPYNYGFDNPLRFTDPDGMGPNDWVRIGNEIKWDAKVKSTEDAQKKYGQDAVDVTENNQAYTYTGSNNMVVRLNPGDTKSWDYLTRNQVNVDADSKAKVDGIYSGIGVVNSTMGAGFAGAQESAGVTDEMVKAGEWGKGAKGLANTIRTIGVIGAGIDAASSVNDAINNPTPGNITKAVVKSILLGVEIGEYANPAIGLGVAILDATGVTDKAYNWLGEKVMGGPPSDKKVLAGPTMTL; encoded by the coding sequence ATGAAAAGAAATGCTCATCACAGAAACCGTTTTACGGTTTCCTTACTTATACCGCTGCTTATGGGCAGTATGCGTTTGGCAGCACAAACCTATTTAGCACCTCCGGCAACATTAACAACAGCACCGGCAGCGGGCTCATATTATAACTATACGGGCATTACGCTGAACCCAAACTTCAGCTTTACGGCAGCAGCTGGTAGCAGCCTGAACCTGTATATCGCCAATCCTGACTGCCAGCTGCTAACAAACAGTTTTAGCCAGAACCAGAACTATATTATTACCAGTACGCCGCGTACGGCGATGAGCTCGTTCAGCACGAGCGGTAAAACGGCCTGTGACCTGATGCAAACAGTACAATACTTTGACGGGTTGGGCAGGCCACTGCAAACGGTACAGGTAAAAGGGTCGACAGCGGGTAAAGATATGGTCCAGCCATTTGCGTATGACCAGTTCGGACGGGAAGTACAAAAGTACCTGCCTTACGCGGCACAGGGCGCAGCAGACGGGAGCTATAAAAGCACTGCGGTGAGCGCCCAGAACGCATTTTATACCGCCCCGCCATCAGGCTCGGGCGTTTCAGCGATTGCAAGCCCTTTTTCGCTGACAAATTTTGAACCTTCGCCACTGAACCGGGTGCTGGAACAGGGGGCTCCCGGTGCCGTTTGGCAGCCGGTAGCGGGTAGTTCGGCCGGGCATACCAATAAAATAGAATACACCACCAATAATATCACGGCGCTAACAGATGTAAACAACAGCTACCTGGCAGCCTTGTACACAGTAGCGATTAATGGCGACCAAAGCCGGACGCTAAACCGGGTAAGCGGGGCGAATTATCCAGCGGGGCAGTTGTATGTAACGATCAGCAAAGATGAGAACTGGGTAAGCGGTAAACCGGGCACCACAGAAGAATATAAGGATAAAGAAGGGCACGTAATACTAAAACGGACGTTTAACTTGGTGGGCACAACGGTACAGGTATTATCAACCTATTATGTGTACGACGATTTGGGGAACCTGGCTTTTGTACTGCCTCCTAACAGCAATGCCGATGCGGGTATCACCAGCGCCGCCAATCAAACTACGCTGGATAATTTATGTTACCAGTACCGCTACGACGAGCGAAACAGGATGACCGAAAAGAAACTGCCGGGCAAAGGATGGGAGTTCATGGTGTACAATAAATTAGACCAGGTGATTTTTAGTCAGGATGCTAACCAGCGTACCCAAACGCCCCAGGTATGGACATATACTCAATACGACGCGCTGGGCAGGGTTGTGATCACAGGTTTATGGAGCTCAACAGGAGCTTCTGGAAGTAACGGCGACACGAATCTGAGTACGCCGGACCATACGCTGAAGAACTGGCTGATTAGCTGGGCTGCAGCTCAAAGCACCTTATGGTTAAGCCGGGATAACACTACCTCAACAGGTTACAGCGCCATCAACCCTCAGGGAACGGTGCTAACGGTTAACTATTATGATGATTACAATAACCTGGGAAGTTTACCGGGTTACCCGACCAATTTTACCGTATCGGGGAACAGCCAAATGACCACAGGATTAATAACAGCCAGTAAGACAGCGGTGCTGAACAACCCCTCTGATTATTTGTGGACAGTACATTACTATGACGATAAGGGCAGGGAAACACAGCTGTTTAAACAGCACTATTTAGGCGGCACGATAAGCCAGTACAACTATGACCAGGTTACCAATACGTATAATAACATTACCAGCGAACTGACGACCAGTAAGCGTGAACATTATGTCAAAAACACAACCAATACGGATAAGGTAAAATCGGTAACGATACTGAACACCTATGCCTATGACCACATGGGGCGCAAGGTGCAGAGCAAAGAGCAAATCAACAGTGGTGCGAACATATTGTTGAGCCAGACAGATTACAACGAGATTGGCCAGGTTCAAACCAAACACCTGCACGGAGCAACAGGAGCAGCACCGTTTATGCAGAATATCGCGTATGCCTATAATGAACGTGGATGGTTAAAGAGCAGTACTTCACCCTTGTTTGCCATGCAATTAACCTATAATAATGGTAATACCGCTCCGTTTAATGGCAATATCAGTAACCAAACCTGGCAGATCCAGGGCGGCGCAAGCAAAAGTTATAATTATACCTATGACGCGCTGAACAGGTTGACAGCAGGGATCTACAGTCCCACTACCGAGAACTATAATGAACAGGGCATTGATTATGATTTGGCAGGGAATATCCAGCACCTTACCCGTCAAAGCTCAGCCTATACTTATAATTATACAGGCAACCAGCTGCAGTCGGTAAGCGGGCTGACCACGGGTACATATCAATACGACCCGAACGGGAACGTCAAATTTGATGCCCGTAATCAGAAGAATATCGCGTATAACCTTCTGAACCTGCCGCAGAGTGTAACCGCAACTGGTTTTAACCTGAGCTATACCTATGATGCGGCAGGTAAAAAGCTCCGTAAAAACAACGGGGCAACTATAACGGATTATATTGAGGGCATTCAATACGAAAACGGTAACATCATTTTTATCCAAACGGAAGAAGGCCGGGCGATCAATAGCGGGGGGAATTATATTTATGAATACACCCTGACAGATCATTTGGGCAACAATCGTTTAAGCTTTGATCAAAACTCGGCTACAGTGATCAGGCAGCAGGATGATTATTATCCGTTTGGTATGGAAATATCGAGGGGGACTACAGCAAGCCCTAAGAATGAGTATCTTTACAATAAGAAGGAGCTGCAGGAAGAATTGGGGCAGTATGATTATGGAGCGAGGTTTTATGATCCTGTGATTGGGAGATGGGGAAGTGTTGATCCGTTGGCGGAGAAAATGAGGAGGCATTCGCCTTACAATTATGGATTTGATAATCCACTGAGATTTACCGATCCTGATGGCATGGGGCCAAATGATTGGGTTAGAATAGGAAATGAGATTAAATGGGATGCCAAAGTAAAAAGCACCGAAGACGCTCAAAAGAAATATGGCCAAGATGCAGTTGATGTAACAGAAAATAATCAGGCATATACTTATACGGGAAGCAATAATATGGTTGTGCGGTTAAATCCAGGTGATACAAAAAGCTGGGATTATTTAACAAGAAATCAAGTAAATGTAGACGCTGATAGTAAAGCAAAAGTTGATGGTATTTACAGTGGCATTGGTGTAGTAAACTCCACGATGGGGGCAGGCTTTGCAGGAGCTCAAGAAAGCGCTGGAGTCACTGATGAGATGGTTAAAGCTGGTGAATGGGGCAAAGGGGCCAAAGGGTTAGCGAATACTATAAGAACTATAGGTGTTATAGGTGCAGGCATAGATGCAGCATCATCGGTTAATGACGCAATTAATAATCCCACACCAGGGAATATTACCAAGGCCGTTGTTAAAAGTATACTTTTGGGAGTTGAAATTGGTGAATATGCTAATCCTGCAATAGGATTAGGTGTGGCAATTTTAGATGCTACTGGAGTTACCGATAAGGCCTATAATTGGCTTGGTGAAAAAGTAATGGGAGGACCTCCTTCAGATAAAAAGGTCTTGGCAGGTCCAACAATGACTTTGTAA
- a CDS encoding DUF6443 domain-containing protein produces the protein MHFYHKPYRKGILAAALMLLGMTALHAQTNYIKTRTPNRAITRNGKLDTLSTNRDSVQTTIQYIDGLGRPLQTVQRQASPTFKDIVQPFAYDQYGREALKYLPYATTATGDGSYKTDALTAGAGVAKFYHPAGSTGTQQTNGIPNTLFPYAQTGFEASPLNRVIEQGAPGAAWQTGATPDANSSSHSSRIVYTTNDQTAFSTTNITTNNGSRRVMIYRAIINANQSRTLSRGVNSTVEYYTGGQLYVTISRNENWQPGEGCFGTTEEYKDKEGHVIVKRTYNLKKTYSGGVETQTAEMLSTYYVYDDLGNLCFVVPPAANPDVISSAQSQSTIDYRCYQYRYDERNRLVQKKIPGKGWEYIIYNKLDQPVATQDSVQRMKTAGQQWTITKYDAMGRVVLTGIYQQSGTTAGVDYHASLQAIADTTGAQWETRLSTSNGYTANTWPKNWLTTLSLNYYDSYQGIPGFPAAYNQTSNAAYSRQTTGLLTASKTLVLNSTDTLWTVPYYDDEGKTVRTFSQHYVGGSTTKSIYNYDDVQTTYNFLKLPTQIKRLHYLKNAGGTAATLTLTETNYINYDHMGRKRRTQHQMRDGSNASQTTIPLVQSDYNEIGQLKVKHVHSINNGTNWLQNIDYRYNPRGWLSNINNANLTADGGITSSDTNDQFGEELSYEDATSASRQYNGNIATVQWKSAPYVAGGTTVTPVKQTYDYGYDHLNRLRAAVSTSSTAKDNFYGENVTYDNMGNISSLGRYDNIGGTKTQIDTLTYTYSFYRVNQVDDASPYTGTAGFTELVKQASEYTYDGNGNQLRDQNKGISSISYNMLNLPQTITKNDGSTVVYVYSASGNKLRKLYTAGGTTTTTEYDNGIQYDNSTTNVAFIQTEEGRARHSGTTYTYEYDLKDHLGNTRVTLTPDPNDPTQQTAKILQENDYYAFGYGIQSMQGIVASPKNEYLYNHKELQEETGLYDYGARFYDPVIGRWTSVDPLADMYQHWSPYNYGIGNPIKNIDPDGRDVFENNNPGLATRYVDPTGRTILNTNDGRNDIYKVPWNMYTLFMNSVNNAGGYGSGPSDVDSKKWNDYWRNSLPQVASETQLNIAGYGYLRSEDARDAQAKYLTTGNSSDYYDFLTAQRNDWGDPASNIIGIFTLLSGIVDMVPLHVEDVMDNPNLLRGKSPKKVEGDVGGTTSWRIEKLGKGSKKGQGWVFREYFGNGQATGRVIRWHPGGGHHGPDPYWKVSNGSSISGEIRPAPSN, from the coding sequence ATGCACTTTTACCATAAACCATATAGAAAAGGGATCCTGGCGGCGGCGCTGATGCTGCTGGGCATGACCGCCCTTCATGCTCAAACAAACTATATAAAGACGCGGACCCCGAACCGGGCGATCACGAGGAACGGCAAGCTCGATACGCTGAGCACGAACAGGGATTCGGTGCAGACGACGATCCAGTATATCGACGGATTGGGCAGGCCCCTGCAAACGGTGCAGCGGCAGGCCTCGCCAACATTTAAAGACATCGTACAGCCTTTCGCGTATGACCAGTACGGCCGTGAAGCGCTCAAATACCTGCCCTATGCCACCACGGCAACGGGCGACGGGAGCTATAAAACGGACGCGCTGACAGCGGGTGCCGGCGTAGCAAAATTCTATCATCCGGCAGGCAGCACCGGCACCCAGCAAACCAACGGGATCCCGAACACCTTGTTCCCTTATGCCCAAACCGGTTTTGAGGCCTCCCCGCTGAACCGCGTTATAGAACAGGGGGCGCCCGGCGCAGCCTGGCAAACAGGTGCCACGCCGGATGCAAACAGCAGCAGCCATTCATCAAGGATAGTTTATACCACCAACGACCAGACTGCTTTTAGTACAACCAATATAACTACCAACAACGGCAGCCGCAGGGTGATGATTTACCGGGCCATCATTAATGCCAACCAAAGCCGTACGCTGAGCCGTGGTGTAAATTCGACGGTAGAGTATTATACCGGCGGACAGCTGTACGTAACGATCAGCCGCAATGAGAACTGGCAACCGGGAGAGGGCTGTTTCGGCACCACGGAAGAATACAAGGATAAAGAAGGGCATGTGATCGTAAAGCGGACCTATAACCTGAAGAAAACCTATAGCGGAGGCGTAGAAACCCAAACGGCCGAAATGCTGTCGACCTATTACGTGTACGACGATCTGGGGAACCTTTGTTTCGTAGTTCCCCCGGCGGCAAATCCGGATGTGATCAGCTCGGCTCAAAGCCAGTCCACCATCGATTACCGCTGCTACCAGTACCGTTACGATGAACGCAACCGCCTGGTGCAAAAGAAGATCCCGGGCAAAGGCTGGGAATACATTATTTACAATAAGCTGGACCAGCCGGTAGCCACACAGGATTCGGTACAGCGGATGAAGACGGCCGGGCAGCAATGGACGATCACGAAATACGATGCGATGGGCAGGGTTGTGCTGACGGGCATTTACCAGCAAAGCGGCACCACGGCCGGGGTAGATTATCATGCAAGCCTGCAAGCGATAGCTGACACGACGGGCGCGCAATGGGAAACGCGCCTCTCAACAAGCAATGGCTATACAGCCAACACCTGGCCGAAGAACTGGCTGACGACGCTGAGCCTGAATTATTACGACAGTTACCAGGGGATCCCCGGCTTCCCGGCGGCTTATAACCAAACCAGCAACGCCGCCTACAGCAGGCAAACCACGGGATTGCTTACCGCGTCGAAAACGTTGGTGCTAAACTCGACCGATACGTTGTGGACGGTACCTTATTATGACGATGAGGGCAAAACGGTTAGAACTTTCAGCCAGCATTATGTAGGCGGGTCAACAACGAAAAGCATTTATAACTACGACGACGTACAGACGACATACAACTTTTTAAAACTGCCGACACAAATAAAGCGTTTACACTATCTTAAGAATGCAGGGGGGACGGCAGCAACGCTGACGCTGACCGAGACGAATTACATCAACTACGACCATATGGGCCGTAAGCGCCGCACACAGCACCAGATGCGCGACGGCAGCAATGCTTCGCAAACGACAATACCATTGGTGCAAAGCGATTATAACGAGATTGGCCAGTTAAAAGTAAAGCACGTTCATTCGATTAATAATGGTACAAACTGGCTGCAAAACATCGACTACCGGTACAATCCGCGGGGCTGGCTGAGCAACATCAATAACGCGAACCTGACCGCCGACGGCGGGATAACCAGCAGCGATACGAACGACCAGTTTGGCGAAGAGTTAAGTTACGAGGATGCGACATCGGCCAGCCGGCAATATAATGGCAATATCGCCACGGTACAATGGAAATCGGCACCTTATGTAGCGGGAGGGACAACAGTAACACCGGTAAAACAGACGTATGACTATGGCTATGACCACCTGAACAGGCTGCGGGCCGCGGTATCCACCAGCAGTACAGCGAAGGATAACTTTTACGGCGAAAACGTAACGTATGACAATATGGGTAATATCAGCAGCCTGGGCAGATATGATAACATAGGCGGTACCAAAACGCAGATAGATACTTTAACCTATACGTACAGCTTTTACCGGGTGAACCAGGTAGACGATGCCTCCCCCTATACCGGTACCGCCGGTTTTACCGAACTGGTAAAGCAGGCGAGTGAATACACCTATGATGGCAACGGGAACCAGTTGCGTGATCAGAACAAGGGGATCAGCAGCATCAGCTACAATATGCTGAACCTGCCGCAAACGATCACCAAAAACGACGGCAGCACGGTAGTTTATGTATACAGCGCATCAGGCAATAAACTCAGAAAACTGTACACGGCAGGCGGCACAACCACGACAACAGAATATGATAACGGCATCCAGTATGACAACAGCACCACCAATGTAGCGTTTATCCAGACAGAAGAAGGCCGGGCCAGGCACAGCGGAACAACCTACACCTATGAGTACGACCTGAAAGACCACCTGGGCAACACCAGGGTAACGCTAACCCCGGACCCCAATGACCCGACCCAGCAAACGGCGAAGATCCTGCAGGAAAATGATTACTATGCTTTCGGCTATGGTATACAATCAATGCAGGGTATCGTAGCTTCACCTAAAAATGAGTATCTTTATAATCACAAGGAGTTGCAGGAAGAGACGGGCTTGTATGATTATGGCGCGCGGTTTTATGATCCGGTGATTGGGAGGTGGACGAGTGTTGATCCCCTTGCCGACATGTATCAGCATTGGTCTCCATATAATTATGGCATTGGAAATCCTATTAAAAATATCGACCCTGATGGAAGAGATGTTTTTGAAAATAATAACCCCGGACTAGCAACAAGATATGTCGATCCAACAGGTAGGACAATTCTAAATACAAACGATGGCCGCAACGATATTTACAAAGTACCTTGGAACATGTATACCTTATTTATGAATTCTGTGAATAATGCCGGCGGATACGGTAGTGGTCCTTCAGATGTTGATTCGAAAAAATGGAATGATTATTGGCGTAATTCGTTACCACAGGTCGCTAGCGAAACGCAATTAAACATTGCAGGCTACGGGTATTTACGAAGCGAGGATGCAAGGGATGCACAAGCCAAATATTTAACTACTGGTAATAGTTCTGATTATTATGATTTTCTCACTGCTCAACGTAACGATTGGGGAGATCCAGCCAGCAATATAATAGGGATTTTTACTTTACTGAGTGGGATCGTTGACATGGTGCCGCTTCACGTAGAAGATGTAATGGATAATCCAAATCTTTTACGGGGTAAATCCCCTAAAAAGGTTGAGGGAGATGTGGGCGGTACAACTAGTTGGAGGATTGAAAAGCTCGGAAAAGGATCTAAAAAGGGACAAGGTTGGGTATTTAGAGAATACTTTGGAAATGGGCAGGCAACAGGCAGGGTAATCCGTTGGCATCCAGGCGGGGGACATCATGGACCCGATCCATACTGGAAAGTAAGTAATGGCAGCTCAATAAGTGGTGAAATTAGGCCTGCACCATCTAATTAA